GCGCTCGAGAACCGGCTGCCCGATGATGCCACCGCATCCTACGCCGACTGGTTCTCCGATCCCGAGCAGGCCCGGCTCTACTCCGAGAGCCAGCATGCCGGCTCGCTCGGTCCCGCGCGCCAGCTCGCCCGCAAGACCGACCTGTCCGACGCCAGGACCCTGCTCGACGTCGGCGGCGGCACGGGCGCCTTCGCGATCACCCTGTGCAAGGCCAACGTCAACCTGACGGCGACCGTGGTCGACTATCCGAATGTCGCCGCGCTCGGCAAGGAATACGTCGAGGAGGCGGACCTTTCGGACCGGATCACCTACGTCGCCGGTGATGGGCGCGAGGACATCTGGCCGAAGAACCAGGACGTGGTGCTCATGTCCTACCTCTTCTCGGGCGTGCCGGGCGAGGCGCACGAGGGCCTCATCTCCCGCGCCTACGATCACCTCGCCCCCGGCGGCCGGCTGATGGTGCACGACTTCATCGTCGACGCGGACCGCACGGGTCCGAAGCTCGCCGCGCTCTGGCAGCTTCAGCACACGGCGTTCACGCCCGAGGCGCGTTCGCTGGACGCGGGCTGGCTCGCCGAGGCGATGAGCAAGGCCGGCTTCCACGAGGTGGAGGTCCGCACCATGATCCCCGAGATGACCATGCTGGCGAGCGGTCACCGTCCGAAGTAACGCACGCCGCGCCCCGGCCACCCACGGGTCGCCGGGGCCCTATGGTTTCGCTCCGGCCCCCCGCGCGCGACGTGGCGCGAGCGGCGTGCCCCCGGTCCGACCCCGTCGCCGGCCGGGCCGGCGCCGCCGGCCATAGGCTGCGTGAATGGTCGACGCCGGGAGCGCGTCGGCTTGCTTGCGGTATCTGGCCGCAGGGGATAATCGGGCGGCATGCAAGCCAATGATCGTCTGGCGCGGCGCAATGCGCTCGTGCTGGCGCTCGCCCAGGCGATGGGCGGAGCGCTGACCTCCATCACCATTTCCCTCGGCGGTCTCGTCGGCGTGTCGCTGCTGGGCGCCACGACGCAGATCGCGACGCTGGCGGTCTCCATGATGATCGTCGGCACCGCCTGCGGCACCATCCCGGCGGCGATGCTGATGGGGCGGATCGGCCGTCGCGCCGGCTTCATGGTCGGCGCGCTGATCTCCTCGGCGGGGGGCTTCGTCGCCTTCGCCGCGATCATGAACGACAGCTTCCCGCTCTACTGCGTCGGCACCTTCGTCGGCGGCTTCTCGTTCGCGTTCGTGCAGCAGTACCGGTTCGCCGCCGCCGACGGGGCGAGCGATCGGTTCAAGCCGCGGGCGATCTCGTTCGTCCTGGCGGGCGGGTTGCTCGCCGGCATCATCGGCCCGCAGACGGTGATCGCGACGCGCGACCTCTTCGCCCCCACCGCGTTCGCCGGCGCCTACCTGGCCCAGGGGCTGCTGGCGATCGTCAGCCTCGGCCTGCTCGCCTTCTACCGCGGGCCGGTGCAGGCGCCGCGCTCGGTCCAGGCGGCGGCCGGCCGGCCGATGCGCCAGATCCTCGCCGAGCCGCGCGTGCAGCTGGCGATCCTCGTCGCCCTCGTCTCCTACGGCGTCATGAGCCTCATGATGACCGCCGCGCCGCTCGCCATGCTCGCCTGCGGGTTCGACACCGACGCCGCGGCCACCGGCATCCAGTGGCACGTGATCGCGATGTTCGCGCCGAGCTTCTTCACCGGCAGCCTGATCGCCCGCTTCGGGGCCGAGCCGATCGCGACCATCGGCCTCGTCCTGCTCGCCTTTGCCGGTGGCACGGCCTTGCTGGGGATCGACCTCGGCAACTTCTACGTGGCGTTGATCCTCCTGGGCCTCGGCTGGAACTTCGGCTTCATCGGCGGCACGGCGATGCTGACCCAGGCGCAGCGTCCCGAGGAGCGCGCCCGCACCCAGGCGGCGAACGACTTCATCGTCTTCGGCATGGTCGCCGTCGCCTCGCTGTCGTCGGGCGCCTTGTTCCAGACGGCGGGGTGGGCGCCGATCAACTGGGTCCTCCTCGGCCTGGTCGCTTGCCCTCTGATTGTATTGGGGATCGGCGCGGCCCTCTCCCAAAGTCGCCGCTCCGATAAGCTTGCCTGATGGGCTGACGAACGCTTTACTCCGGCGG
This portion of the Acuticoccus sp. I52.16.1 genome encodes:
- a CDS encoding methyltransferase, coding for MGVLTQADEISQIAFGYMGSKALFAALESNVFTLLSNGPRTAEEVAGDTALEPDRAEMLLTALAGLGLVTVEDGKFANSPAADAFLVKGAKYDFSDYLRLQVGKQMYPLIDQIEAALENRLPDDATASYADWFSDPEQARLYSESQHAGSLGPARQLARKTDLSDARTLLDVGGGTGAFAITLCKANVNLTATVVDYPNVAALGKEYVEEADLSDRITYVAGDGREDIWPKNQDVVLMSYLFSGVPGEAHEGLISRAYDHLAPGGRLMVHDFIVDADRTGPKLAALWQLQHTAFTPEARSLDAGWLAEAMSKAGFHEVEVRTMIPEMTMLASGHRPK
- a CDS encoding MFS transporter encodes the protein MQANDRLARRNALVLALAQAMGGALTSITISLGGLVGVSLLGATTQIATLAVSMMIVGTACGTIPAAMLMGRIGRRAGFMVGALISSAGGFVAFAAIMNDSFPLYCVGTFVGGFSFAFVQQYRFAAADGASDRFKPRAISFVLAGGLLAGIIGPQTVIATRDLFAPTAFAGAYLAQGLLAIVSLGLLAFYRGPVQAPRSVQAAAGRPMRQILAEPRVQLAILVALVSYGVMSLMMTAAPLAMLACGFDTDAAATGIQWHVIAMFAPSFFTGSLIARFGAEPIATIGLVLLAFAGGTALLGIDLGNFYVALILLGLGWNFGFIGGTAMLTQAQRPEERARTQAANDFIVFGMVAVASLSSGALFQTAGWAPINWVLLGLVACPLIVLGIGAALSQSRRSDKLA